A genomic window from Agreia sp. COWG includes:
- the ykgO gene encoding type B 50S ribosomal protein L36 yields the protein MKVRNSIKSMKKMPGSQVVRRRGRVFVINKLNPRFKARQG from the coding sequence ATGAAGGTCCGCAATTCGATCAAGTCCATGAAGAAGATGCCCGGCTCCCAGGTGGTCCGCCGCCGCGGCCGGGTGTTCGTCATCAACAAGCTGAACCCCCGCTTCAAGGCCCGTCAGGGCTAG
- a CDS encoding sensor histidine kinase, which produces MNLAYRLFARTPAIVIDLLLAALALSDGLLSYWRTSDTDTIYTIVAAAALLLRRRVPYLALALTLPSLFFGASNVAAIIALYTVAALCSSRIGIVVSAVVVFCGNTSFWAESLSFAEAVPDIIYSLMVAAGPTALGLLGRTHTELARRVSELSILRDQERERIGDEVRAAERVQLAREMHDVVSHQVSLISVQAGALQVRSSDASVKDASLTIRRLASRTLEELRQMVLVLRGPSDDGVSLTPQPTVADIDDLVANCGLDVTAQIDLPDELSPALQRTLYRAVQEGLTNVRKHAPGAHTTVTGTVEGKVITLLVRNSAPTLPALDLPSARHGLLGLAERAAIHGGSALANPTPDGGFELVVTIAT; this is translated from the coding sequence TACTGGCGCACGAGCGACACCGACACGATTTACACGATCGTCGCCGCCGCCGCGCTGCTGCTGCGACGACGAGTGCCCTACCTCGCCCTGGCACTCACCCTGCCGAGTCTCTTCTTCGGTGCATCGAATGTGGCCGCGATCATCGCCCTGTACACGGTCGCGGCATTGTGCAGCTCGCGCATCGGAATCGTCGTGTCGGCCGTCGTGGTCTTCTGCGGCAACACCAGCTTCTGGGCCGAGTCACTCAGTTTCGCCGAGGCTGTTCCAGACATCATCTACAGCCTCATGGTCGCGGCCGGCCCGACGGCGCTAGGGCTGTTGGGGCGCACCCACACAGAGCTGGCTCGGCGTGTGTCCGAGCTAAGCATCCTGAGGGATCAGGAGCGAGAACGTATCGGCGACGAGGTGCGGGCAGCGGAACGCGTGCAACTGGCCAGAGAGATGCACGATGTGGTCTCGCACCAGGTCAGCCTCATCTCGGTTCAGGCAGGGGCCCTGCAGGTCCGTTCCAGCGACGCTTCTGTCAAGGATGCGTCGCTGACCATTCGACGACTCGCCTCTCGCACGCTCGAGGAGTTGCGACAGATGGTCCTGGTCTTGCGCGGTCCGAGCGATGACGGGGTTTCGCTCACTCCGCAGCCGACCGTGGCCGACATCGACGATCTCGTCGCCAACTGCGGCCTCGACGTGACTGCCCAGATCGACCTTCCAGACGAGCTATCTCCCGCCTTGCAGCGCACGCTCTATCGGGCAGTTCAAGAGGGACTGACGAATGTGCGCAAGCACGCGCCGGGTGCGCACACGACCGTGACAGGAACCGTCGAAGGCAAGGTCATCACCCTGCTCGTGCGCAACTCGGCACCGACGTTGCCGGCGCTCGACCTGCCGTCTGCCCGCCACGGCCTCCTCGGCCTGGCCGAGAGGGCCGCCATTCACGGGGGCTCAGCCTTGGCCAACCCGACGCCAGACGGTGGATTCGAGCTGGTCGTGACCATCGCCACGTGA